The following nucleotide sequence is from Chloroflexota bacterium.
CTGCGCCGGAAACGCAGCGTGCTGACCCCCAACAGCGCCAGCCCGTAAATCGCCAGCGCCAGAGCTTGGGGCCAGAGGATCTCCAGCCCGATTCCTTTGAGAAAGATCCCCAGCATGGCCTCCACGTAGTAGCGCAGCGGGCTGAGATACGTCAGCCATTGCATCGCCCGTGGCATGTTGCTGATGGGCACCATGGTCCCGGAGAGGAACGCCAGCGGGAAGAGGATAAAGAAGGCCAGCAGCAACGTCTGCTGCATGTTCTGTGCGATGGTCCCCATCAACACGCCGATGCCGCTGCTGCTCAGAAACATGAGAACGGAGATGCCATAGAAGAGCCACAGGCTGCCTCGCAACGGCACGCCGAAGAGCCACATGGACATGGCCACCCCGATGGTCAGCCCCACCAGCTTGAGCAGGATCATGGGCAAGATCTTGGCCGCGATGAGCTCGACCCCGGTGATGGGCGTGATCATCAACTGTTCAAAGGTGCCGGCCTCCTTCTCACGTACGATGGCAGCCGCCGGGACGAGGACCCCTAACAACAACACGGAGATGGCCAGCATGGTCAGCATGATGAAGTGCACATACTTGAGCTGCGGCATGTACCAGATCCGGATCTGGTTCCTCACCCGTGGCAGAAAGCCATGGCCGCCCTGCCCCACGCGCTCCACCCGGGCCAGGATGATCCGCTCGTTGTAGTCCCGCAACAGGCCCGCGGTGACCGCCATGGCCTGCCCGGCAATGCTGCTGTTGGAGCCATCCAGCAACAACTGCACCTGCGCCGTCCTCCCCGCCTGTAGGTCGCGGCTGAAATCGGGGGGAATGACCAGTGCGAACTGCACCTGCCCCTCGTCCATCAGGCGATCGAGATCCCCAGGCCTGTCCACCTGGGCCACCAGGCGGAAATTATCCAGCCGGGCGAAGGCGTCCACCAGCGCCCGGCTCTCCGCCGAGCGATCGCCGTCGTACACCGCGATGGGCATGTTCCGCACCTCCAGCGTCAGCGCCCAGCCGCAGATGGCGATCTCCACAAACGTGTAGAGGATGAGGAGCACCAGCGCCTTATCCCGGAAGAACTGGATGAACTCCTTGCGCATGAGGCCGATCAGGCGACGGTTCATCTCACCCCACCTTCTTCTTGAAGCGCAACGAGGCCAGGGTCACCAATGCCACGGTGTAGAGCGCCAGGATGGCCAGCTGAGTCAGCCAGACCTCCAACCCAACGCCCTTGAGGAACACGCCGTACGTGATCTCGGTGAAGTAGCGGGCCGGGAAGAAGTAGGAGTAGATCTGAAGCAGCGTCGGCATGGTGAAGATCGGGAACATGAAGCCGGAGAACAGGAAGGAGGGCATGAAGGTGAGCACAAGAGCCAGCAGCATGGCGGCCAGCTGGCTGCGGGTCAGCGTGCTGACCAACAGGCCGATGCTCACGGTGCCGATCACATAGGGCACCGAGGCCAGCAGGAAGAGCCAGACGCTCCCGGCCATAGGCACTCGGAACCAATAGCGGGCCGTCAACAGGATGAGCACCAGCTCGCCGAAGGCGATGATCATGTAGGGGATCAGCTTGCCCACGATGAACGCCCAGGGCCGCAGCGGGGAGACGAAGATCTGCTGGATGGAGCCGCGCTCCTTCTCACGCACGATCGCCAGGGCCGAGAGCAAGGGCGGAAAGGACATCAGGATCACGCCGATCAGGCCGGGCACGATGAAGTTGGCGCTCTTCAGAGCCGGATTGTAGCGGATCTGGGGCACCGCCATCACCGCAGGGGCCACCAGGCTCTCACCAGGGCCCAGCGAGGCGAAGTGTTCGGCCAGCAGCCGGGCCGTGAAGGCGTCATTGATGGCGTCCACATAGCCCTGCACCACCCGGGCCGATGTGGGGAAGGTGCCATCCACCAGCGTCTGCACCACGGCCGTCCCGCCGCCCGCCAGCGTGCGAGAGAAGTTCGGTGGGATCAGCACGACCACCTGGGCCTTCCCCCGGTCGAGCAGACGTTTGGCCTCGTCCGGGGTGGCGGGATAATACTTCAGATCGAAGCTGCCGGTGTTCACGAACACCTGGATATACAGGCGGCTCTCGGGGCTCCTATCCAGATCCACCACGCCCATCGGGATGTCCTTCACGTCCAGGTTCAGCGCATAGGCGAACAGGAGAAGCAACACCAACGGCAGGAAGATGGCGATGCCCAAGGTATAGGGATCACGCCAGATCTCCCGGAATTCCTTTTTAAGAATGGACACGACGCCGCTCATCGGCTTTCCACCTGGCTTCCCACCATCTGATTCGCCACAGCGCGCTACGTTATTGCCCCCGGCTGGCCCCTTCCATCATCAGAGTGTGTCTGAGACCGGAGGCCACCGGCCGAAGCCCCAACCAGGCAGGGAAAAGGCGGGAAAAGGATTCTTTCTGCGGAGGGGCATTCCCTCCGCACCTCCCCTTAGGCGATTCATGAATCGCCCGCCCCAGCCCCGGCCCCGGCAACCCCCATGAGGGAGACTACCCGCGTCCCACATCCGCTGAAGCCACAACAGCCCCCAATCATCCCTCCAGAGGCAAACCAAAATGCTTATCACTTCCAAGGGTAATCTGGTCAACAGATGTTGGCTGAGATATAATCGGATAAGAAAACGGAAATGAACCGCCGCGCCTATCCACGAGAGGTGTGACCATGTTCCGCATCTTCAATACCCACCTGTTGACGCTTCTGAGCCTCCTGCTTGCAGCCTGCGCGCCAGCCACTCCCATCATGTCATCCCCCGCGCCGAAGAGCTTCACGTTCTCCAGCGGAGGCGCCTACCACCCGCAGGGCTTTGGCGCCTGGACGGTGACGCTCGACGCCACAGGCCGACTCGTCATCACCCATCAGGTACGTGATGAGGTGACAAACTACGGCCCCTTCACCCTGACGGAGCAAGAGAACAGCGATCTGTGGACCCTCATCGACCAGGCCAATCTGGCCCATCTTTCCTCCTCGGATCGGCCAGGGATGCCGGATGAGGTACAATACACCTTCACCCTGCAATCGGATGGCCAGAGCAAAACCGTTACCATATGGGCGGGGGACGCCCAGGACCTGGCCCCGCTGGCAGAGCTGATCACCCGTCTGGGAGCGATCATTACCAACTACACGGGGCAAATTCCCGTCCTGCGATGACATCACGAACCTCTATATCGCTCTTGCCCTCCGCCCCGCCTCCTCCATTCCGATGAAGAGCATGAACAGGTCCTCCAAAGAGATGGG
It contains:
- a CDS encoding ABC transporter permease; its protein translation is MSGVVSILKKEFREIWRDPYTLGIAIFLPLVLLLLFAYALNLDVKDIPMGVVDLDRSPESRLYIQVFVNTGSFDLKYYPATPDEAKRLLDRGKAQVVVLIPPNFSRTLAGGGTAVVQTLVDGTFPTSARVVQGYVDAINDAFTARLLAEHFASLGPGESLVAPAVMAVPQIRYNPALKSANFIVPGLIGVILMSFPPLLSALAIVREKERGSIQQIFVSPLRPWAFIVGKLIPYMIIAFGELVLILLTARYWFRVPMAGSVWLFLLASVPYVIGTVSIGLLVSTLTRSQLAAMLLALVLTFMPSFLFSGFMFPIFTMPTLLQIYSYFFPARYFTEITYGVFLKGVGLEVWLTQLAILALYTVALVTLASLRFKKKVG
- a CDS encoding ABC transporter permease, producing MNRRLIGLMRKEFIQFFRDKALVLLILYTFVEIAICGWALTLEVRNMPIAVYDGDRSAESRALVDAFARLDNFRLVAQVDRPGDLDRLMDEGQVQFALVIPPDFSRDLQAGRTAQVQLLLDGSNSSIAGQAMAVTAGLLRDYNERIILARVERVGQGGHGFLPRVRNQIRIWYMPQLKYVHFIMLTMLAISVLLLGVLVPAAAIVREKEAGTFEQLMITPITGVELIAAKILPMILLKLVGLTIGVAMSMWLFGVPLRGSLWLFYGISVLMFLSSSGIGVLMGTIAQNMQQTLLLAFFILFPLAFLSGTMVPISNMPRAMQWLTYLSPLRYYVEAMLGIFLKGIGLEILWPQALALAIYGLALLGVSTLRFRRSLA